The proteins below come from a single Sulfitobacter pacificus genomic window:
- a CDS encoding NnrS family protein, whose protein sequence is MTNTSEQMRAWTGPAILTYGFRPFFFGAAVWAMLAMALWMPILSGHLMLPTAFDPVSWHAHEFLFGYLGAVVAGFLLTAVPNWTGRLPIVGWRLGMLAGLWLLGRVAVAVSVIMPAVLVAIVDLAFPVVFALLIAREILAGKNWRNLIVLAMLVVFIIGNALFHWEVAQGDFAAHGYGLRLGLGAGIMMIAFIGGRIVPSFTRNWLVKRRRAFLPMAPMQSFDKAALAALLVALVLWVALPLGTLTGLALALAGLLHALRLARWAGHRTFAEPLVTVLHAGYAFLPLGALALAAEILMPGAFGMAGAQHFWMAGAVGLMTLAVMTRATLGHTGQNLTAGAGTVAVYLTFILSVFARVAGGIWPESAAMLHVMAGLLWVAAFGGFAVVYGALLLRQPAAKRV, encoded by the coding sequence ATGACCAATACATCAGAGCAGATGCGTGCCTGGACCGGACCCGCGATCCTGACCTACGGGTTTCGCCCCTTCTTTTTCGGAGCGGCGGTCTGGGCCATGCTGGCGATGGCGCTTTGGATGCCGATACTGTCGGGGCATCTGATGCTGCCCACCGCCTTCGATCCAGTGTCATGGCATGCGCATGAATTTCTGTTTGGCTATCTGGGTGCCGTCGTCGCGGGGTTTTTGCTGACCGCTGTGCCGAACTGGACGGGGCGCTTGCCGATCGTCGGCTGGCGGCTGGGGATGCTCGCGGGCCTGTGGCTGCTAGGGAGGGTCGCGGTTGCGGTCTCGGTCATCATGCCTGCCGTGTTGGTTGCCATCGTCGATCTCGCGTTTCCGGTTGTCTTTGCGCTGCTGATAGCGCGCGAGATCTTGGCGGGCAAGAACTGGCGGAACCTGATCGTGCTGGCGATGCTGGTGGTCTTCATCATCGGCAATGCACTTTTCCACTGGGAGGTGGCACAGGGCGACTTTGCGGCCCATGGCTACGGCCTGCGGTTGGGCCTCGGCGCGGGCATCATGATGATCGCCTTCATCGGCGGCCGCATAGTGCCGTCCTTCACCCGCAACTGGCTGGTGAAACGGCGCAGAGCCTTCCTGCCCATGGCGCCAATGCAGTCCTTCGACAAGGCGGCGCTGGCGGCACTTCTGGTGGCGCTTGTGCTGTGGGTTGCGCTGCCTCTCGGGACGCTGACCGGGCTGGCCCTTGCGCTGGCAGGACTGTTGCACGCCCTGCGACTGGCCCGTTGGGCCGGACACCGGACCTTTGCCGAGCCGCTGGTGACGGTGTTGCACGCGGGCTATGCCTTCTTGCCGCTGGGGGCCTTGGCACTGGCGGCGGAAATCCTGATGCCAGGGGCGTTCGGGATGGCGGGCGCGCAGCATTTCTGGATGGCGGGGGCGGTCGGTTTGATGACGCTGGCTGTGATGACTCGCGCGACGCTGGGCCATACCGGTCAGAACCTGACGGCGGGGGCGGGCACGGTTGCGGTCTATCTGACTTTTATCCTGTCCGTATTCGCGCGGGTTGCGGGCGGTATATGGCCCGAATCCGCTGCTATGCTGCACGTGATGGCAGGCCTGCTCTGGGTCGCGGCATTCGGGGGCTTTGCCGTTGTCTATGGTGCTCTCTTGCTGCGCCAGCCCGCAGCCAAGCGGGTCTGA
- a CDS encoding NnrU family protein — protein sequence MSWFEFVAAYAMFFLSHSLPLRPPLRPWLQARLGASGFTLAYSALSLAVLAWLIGAAGRALHVTLWDWAPWQVHVPLIVMGPVCLILALSIGRPNPFSFGGSRNDQFDPAGPGIVRLSRHPLLLALALWAAAHVMPNGDLAHVILFGTFAAFALLGGRLIDRRKRREMGPEWQGMLDRVAATPLLSASLPVGTLLRVAAGIALYGTLLWAHPFLFGVSPLP from the coding sequence ATGAGTTGGTTCGAGTTCGTCGCTGCCTACGCCATGTTCTTCCTGTCGCATTCCTTGCCCCTGCGGCCGCCGCTCCGGCCCTGGCTTCAGGCGCGGCTTGGCGCTTCCGGCTTCACACTGGCCTATTCCGCCCTATCCCTTGCTGTGTTGGCCTGGTTGATCGGGGCGGCCGGTCGCGCACTGCATGTGACCCTGTGGGACTGGGCGCCATGGCAGGTCCATGTGCCACTGATCGTCATGGGGCCGGTCTGCTTGATCCTTGCGCTCTCCATCGGCCGACCCAACCCTTTCTCGTTCGGGGGTTCGCGCAACGACCAGTTCGACCCGGCAGGGCCCGGCATCGTTCGCTTGTCGCGTCATCCACTGCTTCTGGCGTTGGCGCTTTGGGCGGCGGCCCATGTCATGCCCAACGGAGATTTGGCCCATGTGATCCTTTTCGGAACCTTCGCCGCCTTCGCGCTACTTGGAGGCCGACTCATCGACCGGCGCAAGCGCCGCGAGATGGGGCCAGAGTGGCAAGGGATGCTTGATCGCGTGGCCGCCACGCCGCTCCTCTCGGCGTCCCTGCCGGTGGGCACTCTCCTGCGGGTTGCGGCAGGCATTGCGCTTTACGGGACGCTGCTATGGGCGCATCCCTTTCTTTTTGGGGTCAGCCCGCTTCCCTGA
- a CDS encoding RrF2 family transcriptional regulator encodes MRLTSFTDYGLRVLMRMAGTPDRAFTAADLAAEFRVSRNHLAKVISALAAAGLLDTRRGGGGGAMLARAPKDIRLGDVVAVLEADQALVECFASDTNTCTLTPHCRLKARLAHAEAAFVADLNRSTLADCAYRPESA; translated from the coding sequence ATGCGCCTCACGTCCTTCACAGACTACGGGCTTCGCGTTCTGATGCGAATGGCGGGCACACCTGATCGCGCCTTCACGGCCGCTGACCTCGCCGCTGAGTTCCGCGTCTCGCGCAACCATCTGGCCAAGGTGATTTCGGCGCTGGCCGCGGCAGGTCTACTGGACACCCGGCGCGGCGGCGGGGGCGGCGCGATGCTGGCCCGCGCGCCCAAGGACATCCGTTTGGGCGATGTGGTGGCGGTGCTCGAGGCCGATCAGGCGCTGGTGGAGTGCTTTGCGTCCGACACCAACACCTGCACCCTAACCCCGCACTGCCGGTTGAAGGCGCGGCTGGCCCATGCCGAGGCGGCCTTCGTGGCCGATCTCAACCGCAGCACCCTTGCCGATTGCGCCTACCGCCCGGAAAGCGCCTGA
- a CDS encoding efflux RND transporter permease subunit yields the protein MIRWFTGHPTAGNLLLLLFLAAGAFAAPGLLRETFPDFRAVEAEITVPYRGAAAEDVEGAICAPLWDGVQGVEGLETFTCTAQTGRARAVATMAPGNDALRFVNSLRTEVSAIDSFPDRADPAVVRELHRSDPVTSVAISGDLPLGELDLYADALSDRLIALPGVARVTRGGLGARTLSITAPRAVLDSHGLTPATLAAAIAAQNIDLPAGTLEGAGADLTLRFTAERDTATALAMIPVLVLPNGATLTLDDVAVIEERFEPPQDRAFVDGVPAIVIDVAKALDADALRVLDDVAALVAEERARLPETITVEVVQDVTSIIRDRLVMLVQNGVIGLVLVVVVMSLFFRPGFAIWAAMGLPVAFAGAFVWMALTGLSLNMMTLVALLMAIGIVMDDSIVIADSIAVHAAKGATVETVATGVAAVAPGVISSFLTTLAVFLPLAFLAGELGAVLEVLPVVLLAALAASLIEAFLILPHHLKGGMKDTAPSRFRLRFDAGFDALRERGVGRLADAAIRWRWLVAGLAIGALILTVGALGGGMVKREAMPEIDGDVLEARLMLPAGTPLSRTTEAVAQVEAALDRVNARLTPDQPEAQPLVIRRITRLGRNLSAGETGAHVATVAVDLLGAETRNSTLDEIVTLWREEIGALPGVNSLILTEPGIGPQGIAVELRLTHPDLASLEAAGRATLAELETYAGVRNAILDLRPGAPELRLSLSPGAEALGLTATDVASQLRAAFLGTQLAEIRRGDLAWDLEVRLADEDRTTRADLSLFEVALPGGDTVPLSSIATIDEARGWGTITRRNGLRTLTVSADVDGRIGNADAITARLAEGFLPDLAASTPGLGFEIGGQAANSAETVASILRGFLIGLVGIYLVLSFQFRSYVEPLIVMITIPLAFLGVIWGHVLMGYNISMPSLVGAASLAGIVVNNAILLVGVINARRAEGLSAALAAGEAVRSRFRPIFVSVSTTIMGMAPLLLEASTQAQTLKPLVISVVFGLLAATVLILLVLPAFYAALEDVRPRKQGHLAVPEGR from the coding sequence ATGATCCGCTGGTTCACCGGCCACCCGACGGCGGGCAACCTGCTGCTTTTGCTGTTCCTCGCCGCCGGGGCCTTTGCCGCGCCGGGTCTCTTGCGCGAAACCTTCCCGGATTTCCGCGCTGTCGAGGCCGAGATCACCGTGCCCTACCGGGGCGCTGCCGCCGAGGATGTCGAAGGCGCGATCTGCGCGCCGCTGTGGGACGGGGTGCAGGGTGTCGAGGGGCTGGAGACCTTCACCTGCACCGCGCAAACCGGCCGCGCCCGCGCCGTGGCGACCATGGCGCCGGGCAATGACGCGCTGCGTTTCGTGAATTCTCTGCGCACCGAGGTTTCGGCCATCGACAGCTTTCCTGACCGTGCCGATCCTGCGGTGGTGCGCGAGTTGCACCGCTCCGATCCGGTCACCTCGGTGGCTATCTCGGGCGATCTGCCGCTGGGCGAACTGGACCTTTATGCGGACGCCTTGTCGGACCGCCTGATCGCCCTGCCGGGTGTTGCTCGCGTGACGCGCGGGGGCCTCGGCGCCCGGACGCTGTCCATCACCGCGCCGCGCGCGGTGCTCGACAGCCACGGCCTGACACCTGCCACATTGGCCGCCGCCATCGCCGCGCAGAACATCGACCTGCCCGCAGGCACGCTCGAAGGGGCAGGCGCGGACCTGACCCTGCGTTTCACCGCCGAACGCGACACGGCGACGGCGCTGGCCATGATCCCCGTGCTGGTGCTGCCGAATGGCGCGACGCTGACGCTGGACGACGTGGCGGTGATCGAGGAACGCTTCGAGCCGCCGCAAGACCGCGCCTTTGTCGACGGGGTGCCTGCCATCGTGATCGACGTGGCGAAGGCACTTGATGCCGACGCGCTGCGCGTGCTGGACGACGTCGCGGCGCTGGTGGCCGAGGAACGCGCCCGCCTGCCAGAAACGATCACAGTCGAGGTGGTGCAGGACGTGACCTCCATCATCCGCGACCGGCTGGTGATGCTGGTGCAGAACGGCGTGATCGGCCTTGTGCTGGTCGTCGTGGTGATGAGCCTCTTCTTCCGCCCCGGTTTCGCGATCTGGGCCGCGATGGGGCTGCCCGTGGCCTTTGCGGGCGCATTTGTCTGGATGGCGCTGACCGGGCTCAGCCTGAACATGATGACGCTGGTGGCGCTGTTGATGGCGATCGGGATCGTGATGGACGATTCCATCGTGATCGCGGATTCCATCGCGGTGCATGCCGCCAAGGGTGCGACGGTCGAAACCGTGGCTACGGGCGTCGCCGCCGTGGCGCCCGGAGTGATCTCGTCCTTTCTTACGACCCTCGCCGTGTTCCTGCCTTTGGCCTTTCTGGCGGGCGAACTGGGGGCCGTGCTCGAGGTTCTGCCAGTTGTCTTGCTGGCCGCGCTGGCGGCCTCGCTGATCGAGGCCTTCCTCATCCTGCCCCACCATCTGAAAGGCGGGATGAAGGATACCGCCCCATCTCGGTTCCGCCTCCGCTTCGATGCTGGCTTCGACGCTCTGCGCGAGCGCGGTGTGGGCCGTCTGGCCGATGCCGCGATCCGCTGGCGCTGGCTGGTCGCGGGGCTGGCCATCGGGGCCTTGATCCTGACGGTCGGCGCCTTGGGCGGCGGCATGGTCAAGCGCGAGGCGATGCCTGAGATCGACGGCGACGTGCTTGAGGCGCGGCTGATGCTGCCTGCCGGCACCCCGCTTTCGCGCACGACCGAGGCCGTGGCACAGGTCGAAGCGGCGCTCGACCGCGTGAACGCCCGCCTCACCCCGGACCAGCCCGAGGCACAACCGCTGGTTATTCGCCGCATCACCCGTCTGGGCCGTAACCTGTCGGCGGGCGAAACCGGCGCCCATGTCGCCACCGTCGCGGTGGACCTTCTGGGCGCCGAGACGCGTAACAGCACGCTGGACGAGATCGTCACACTCTGGCGCGAAGAAATCGGCGCCCTGCCCGGCGTGAACTCACTGATCCTGACCGAGCCGGGCATCGGCCCGCAAGGCATCGCGGTCGAGTTGCGCCTGACCCACCCCGACCTCGCCTCGCTCGAGGCCGCGGGCCGCGCCACGCTGGCCGAACTCGAGACCTATGCCGGTGTGCGCAACGCGATCCTCGACCTGCGCCCCGGCGCGCCCGAATTGCGGCTGAGCCTGTCGCCGGGGGCCGAGGCGCTGGGGCTGACCGCAACGGATGTGGCAAGCCAACTTCGCGCGGCTTTCCTCGGCACGCAGCTTGCGGAAATCCGGCGCGGTGATCTGGCATGGGATCTTGAGGTGCGGCTGGCCGATGAGGACCGCACCACCCGCGCCGACCTGAGCCTTTTCGAAGTCGCCCTGCCCGGTGGCGACACCGTGCCGCTCTCCAGCATCGCCACCATTGACGAGGCGCGCGGCTGGGGCACGATCACACGCCGCAATGGTCTGCGCACCCTGACCGTTTCGGCCGATGTGGACGGCCGCATCGGCAATGCCGACGCGATTACCGCACGGCTGGCCGAGGGCTTCCTGCCCGATCTGGCAGCCTCCACCCCCGGCCTTGGCTTCGAGATCGGCGGACAGGCCGCGAATTCCGCGGAAACCGTCGCCTCGATCCTGCGCGGGTTCCTCATCGGGCTGGTGGGCATCTACCTCGTGCTCAGCTTCCAGTTCCGCAGCTATGTCGAGCCGTTGATTGTGATGATCACCATCCCGCTGGCATTTCTGGGCGTGATCTGGGGCCATGTCCTGATGGGCTACAACATTTCCATGCCGTCTCTGGTGGGGGCGGCCTCGCTCGCGGGCATCGTGGTGAACAACGCGATCCTCTTGGTCGGCGTCATCAACGCCCGTCGCGCCGAGGGACTGTCCGCCGCGCTGGCCGCAGGCGAGGCTGTGCGGTCGCGGTTCCGCCCGATCTTCGTCTCGGTCTCGACCACAATCATGGGCATGGCGCCGCTGCTGCTGGAGGCCTCGACCCAGGCCCAGACGCTCAAGCCACTGGTGATTTCCGTGGTCTTCGGCCTGCTCGCCGCAACGGTTCTGATCCTGTTGGTGTTGCCCGCGTTCTATGCAGCACTCGAGGACGTTCGACCCCGAAAACAGGGCCATCTTGCCGTTCCAGAAGGTCGCTGA
- a CDS encoding efflux RND transporter periplasmic adaptor subunit has product MRLAPLLALPPIALGIAAAVWMISSAPGPAQIEGSGPALPVRVMTVAAADLRPTATAWGNLRAADTWVAVAEVQGEVIWRHSNLEPGRLIPAGTEVLRIDPADYELALAQSQADLAALDAESAQLTAEAENTGRILDLERARLALAEAELARTRTLAQQGTAPQSRVDEAERATLLARRTVAELENAMALIPSREARIAAQVARSEAAIDRARRALDRTTLTTPFGMRVTEVNAELFQTVSPGQVVIRADGIAAAEVVAHLPIDSFRRLLGDAPEGITLADMMRDLPATQIEVTLSPLSDPTQIWTARVVRIEGALDARARTVPVVVSVDDPYEGAYPPRRLPLVPNMQVQIAFSGASMSGLIAIPEAALHGGMVRIASADNRLELRPVTAGFAQDGSVIITDGLAPGDRVVIDDIAPAIPGMTLIPVEAAR; this is encoded by the coding sequence ATGAGACTCGCCCCTCTCCTCGCCCTGCCGCCTATCGCGCTCGGCATTGCCGCGGCGGTCTGGATGATATCGTCGGCACCCGGACCGGCCCAGATCGAGGGCAGCGGACCCGCCCTGCCGGTCCGCGTGATGACGGTCGCGGCAGCAGACCTACGCCCGACCGCCACGGCGTGGGGCAACCTGCGGGCGGCCGACACCTGGGTCGCCGTGGCCGAAGTGCAAGGCGAAGTGATCTGGCGCCACTCCAACCTGGAACCCGGCCGCCTGATCCCGGCGGGAACCGAGGTGCTGCGGATCGACCCTGCCGACTACGAGCTCGCGTTGGCGCAGTCGCAGGCCGACCTTGCAGCGCTGGACGCCGAAAGCGCGCAGCTGACCGCCGAGGCGGAAAACACGGGCCGCATCCTCGATCTGGAACGCGCGAGATTGGCGCTGGCCGAGGCCGAACTGGCTCGCACGCGGACCCTGGCCCAACAGGGTACGGCCCCGCAATCGCGCGTCGATGAGGCCGAGCGTGCCACGCTTCTGGCCCGCCGCACGGTCGCGGAACTCGAAAATGCGATGGCTCTTATCCCGTCCCGCGAGGCACGGATCGCGGCACAGGTCGCGCGCAGCGAGGCCGCCATCGACCGCGCGCGCCGCGCGCTCGACCGCACAACCCTGACGACGCCGTTCGGCATGCGTGTGACCGAGGTAAATGCGGAGCTGTTTCAGACCGTCAGCCCCGGTCAGGTGGTGATCCGTGCCGACGGGATCGCAGCGGCCGAAGTCGTGGCCCATCTGCCAATCGACAGCTTTCGCCGCCTGCTGGGAGATGCGCCTGAAGGCATCACCCTTGCCGACATGATGCGCGACCTGCCAGCCACGCAAATCGAGGTGACGCTCAGCCCGCTGTCGGACCCGACCCAAATCTGGACCGCCCGCGTTGTCCGGATCGAAGGCGCGCTGGATGCCCGTGCGCGCACCGTGCCGGTCGTCGTCAGCGTTGACGACCCCTATGAGGGCGCGTACCCGCCCCGGCGCCTGCCGCTGGTGCCCAACATGCAGGTGCAGATTGCCTTTTCGGGCGCTTCTATGTCAGGCCTCATCGCAATCCCCGAAGCGGCACTGCATGGGGGCATGGTGCGTATCGCAAGCGCCGATAACAGGCTGGAGTTGCGGCCCGTCACCGCCGGTTTTGCACAAGACGGCTCGGTCATCATCACCGATGGGCTCGCCCCCGGCGACCGCGTGGTGATCGACGACATCGCCCCGGCCATTCCCGGCATGACCCTGATCCCGGTCGAGGCCGCGCGATGA
- a CDS encoding TetR/AcrR family transcriptional regulator produces the protein MSGRQSAEERKTQIVAEVLRLADEIGPDRLSTTDVARAIGLSQPAIFRHFPTKGALWLAVAEDIANRLQGSWAAAEAGAAGPHARLRALIGVQLSAISETPALPSILFSRELQVDNQALRDVFRGLLGAFQSRLVAVIRDLQAAGDMKRDVSPEDVASLLTSLVQGVAIRWTLGARGFALVPEGLRLFDVQMELLRAKEGACDA, from the coding sequence ATGTCCGGTCGTCAGAGCGCGGAAGAGCGAAAGACACAGATCGTGGCCGAGGTGCTGCGACTGGCCGACGAGATCGGACCCGACCGGCTCAGCACCACGGATGTCGCGCGCGCCATCGGTCTTAGTCAGCCGGCGATCTTCCGACATTTTCCCACCAAGGGCGCGCTCTGGTTGGCGGTGGCCGAGGATATCGCGAACCGGCTTCAAGGCTCCTGGGCCGCAGCCGAGGCCGGGGCCGCCGGGCCACACGCGCGCTTGAGGGCGCTCATCGGTGTGCAGCTCTCAGCCATATCCGAGACGCCCGCTCTGCCGTCGATCCTGTTCTCGCGCGAGTTGCAGGTCGACAATCAAGCCCTGCGCGACGTGTTCCGGGGGCTTCTGGGCGCGTTTCAGAGCCGCCTTGTTGCCGTGATCCGTGATCTGCAGGCAGCGGGCGACATGAAGCGCGACGTCAGCCCGGAGGATGTCGCCAGCCTGCTGACATCGCTGGTGCAGGGTGTCGCCATCCGCTGGACGCTCGGCGCGCGGGGCTTTGCGCTCGTGCCTGAGGGGTTGCGGCTGTTTGACGTGCAGATGGAACTTCTACGCGCGAAGGAGGGCGCTTGCGATGCCTAG